One genomic region from Acidimicrobiia bacterium encodes:
- a CDS encoding fumarate reductase/succinate dehydrogenase flavoprotein subunit, whose translation MTLDAKVPAGPLEDKWDLHRFEMRLVAPNNKRKFEIIVVGTGLAGASAAATLGELGYNVKAFFFHDSPRRAHSIAAQGGINAAKNYKNDGDSVYRLFYDTIKGGDYRSREANTYRLAQVSVEIIDQCTAQGVPFAREYGGHLDNRSFGGAQVSRTFYARGQTGQQLLLGAYQALERQVHLGAVKQYNRTEMLDLVVKDGRAVGIVVRDLLTGEITSHSAHAVVLATGGYGNVFYLSTNAKASNATAAWRAHRRGALFANPCYTQIHPTCIPASDEFQSKLVLMSESLRNDGRVWVPQEFGDERAPNQIPASERDYFLERRYPAFGNLVPRDVASRAIKREVDAGRGVGPLKNGVYLDFADAIDRLGEQTIRERYGNLFQMYERITAEDPYQVPMRIYPAVHYTMGGLWVDYNLMSNVPGLYVIGEANFADQGANRLGASALMQGLADGYFILPYTIGDYLAGLLNTPVVPVDDPVFAEAEASVAERVRSLLAVKGHHSVDHFHRELGRIMWDNCGMARSEETLKKALAEIPELREEFHRDVRVLGDDQSLNQSLEKAGRVSDFLELAELVCLDALQREESCGGHFRVEHQTEEGEALRDDEHFAFVGAWEFEGVGERPTLHKEPLEFEFVHLAQRSYK comes from the coding sequence ATCACGCTCGACGCGAAGGTCCCGGCGGGGCCGCTGGAGGACAAGTGGGACCTCCACCGGTTCGAGATGCGGCTCGTCGCACCGAACAACAAGCGCAAGTTCGAGATCATCGTCGTCGGGACGGGGCTCGCCGGTGCATCGGCGGCGGCGACCCTCGGGGAGCTCGGGTACAACGTCAAGGCGTTCTTCTTCCACGACTCGCCGCGTCGCGCGCACAGCATCGCGGCGCAGGGCGGCATCAACGCGGCGAAGAACTACAAGAACGACGGCGACAGCGTGTACCGCCTCTTCTACGACACGATCAAGGGCGGCGACTACCGCTCGCGTGAGGCGAACACGTATCGGCTCGCGCAGGTCAGCGTCGAGATCATCGACCAGTGCACGGCGCAGGGCGTCCCGTTCGCGCGCGAGTACGGCGGTCATCTCGACAACCGGTCGTTCGGCGGTGCGCAGGTGTCGCGCACGTTCTACGCGCGCGGCCAGACGGGGCAACAGCTCCTGCTCGGCGCGTACCAGGCGCTCGAGCGTCAGGTGCACCTCGGAGCGGTGAAGCAGTACAACCGCACCGAGATGCTCGACCTCGTCGTGAAGGACGGCCGAGCGGTCGGCATCGTCGTGCGCGACCTCCTGACCGGCGAGATCACGTCGCACTCCGCACACGCCGTCGTCCTCGCGACGGGCGGGTACGGCAACGTCTTCTACCTCTCGACGAACGCGAAGGCGAGCAACGCGACCGCCGCGTGGCGCGCACACCGCCGCGGCGCGCTGTTCGCGAACCCCTGCTACACGCAGATCCACCCGACCTGCATCCCGGCGAGCGACGAGTTCCAGTCGAAGCTCGTGCTCATGAGCGAGTCGCTGCGGAACGACGGCCGCGTCTGGGTGCCGCAGGAGTTCGGCGACGAGCGCGCGCCGAACCAGATCCCCGCGTCCGAACGCGACTACTTCCTCGAACGTCGGTACCCGGCCTTCGGGAACCTCGTGCCGCGCGACGTGGCGTCGCGCGCGATCAAGCGCGAGGTGGACGCCGGGCGCGGCGTGGGGCCGCTGAAGAACGGCGTGTACCTCGACTTCGCCGACGCGATCGACCGGCTCGGCGAGCAGACGATCCGCGAGCGCTACGGGAACCTGTTCCAGATGTACGAGCGCATCACCGCGGAGGATCCGTACCAGGTGCCGATGCGCATCTACCCCGCCGTCCACTACACGATGGGCGGGCTCTGGGTGGACTACAACCTGATGAGCAACGTGCCCGGGTTGTACGTCATCGGCGAGGCGAACTTCGCCGACCAGGGTGCGAACCGGCTCGGCGCCAGCGCGCTGATGCAGGGTCTTGCCGACGGCTACTTCATCCTCCCGTACACGATCGGCGACTACCTCGCGGGGCTGCTCAACACGCCCGTGGTCCCGGTCGACGACCCCGTCTTCGCGGAGGCCGAGGCGTCCGTCGCCGAGCGCGTCCGATCGCTGCTCGCCGTCAAGGGTCACCACTCGGTCGACCACTTCCATCGCGAGCTCGGCCGCATCATGTGGGACAACTGCGGGATGGCGCGCAGCGAGGAGACGCTCAAGAAGGCGCTCGCCGAGATCCCCGAGCTGCGCGAGGAGTTCCATCGCGACGTGCGCGTCCTCGGCGACGACCAGTCGCTCAACCAGTCACTGGAGAAGGCGGGCCGCGTCTCCGACTTCCTCGAGCTCGCCGAGCTCGTCTGTCTCGACGCGCTCCAGCGCGAGGAGAGCTGCGGCGGGCACTTCCGCGTCGAGCACCAGACCGAGGAGGGCGAGGCGCTGCGCGACGACGAGCACTTCGCGTTCGTCGGCGCGTGGGAGTTCGAGGGCGTCGGCGAGCGGCCGACGCTGCACAAGGAACCGCTCGAGTTCGAGTTCGTCCACCTCGCGCAGCGCAGCTACAAGTAG
- a CDS encoding response regulator transcription factor translates to MHGRPKVLIVDDEPDVLLTMRMILEAEGFDPALAADGETALRRIDDEQPDIVLLDIMMPVLDGWFVLAELAGRPRRPRVIVCSAKSSDVDKTRAFDLGADEYVTKPYEPDDLVARIRETLSRGARRPARL, encoded by the coding sequence GTGCACGGCAGGCCTAAGGTCCTGATCGTCGACGACGAGCCCGACGTGTTGCTGACGATGCGGATGATCCTCGAGGCCGAGGGCTTCGACCCCGCGCTCGCGGCCGACGGCGAGACCGCGCTGCGACGCATCGACGACGAGCAGCCCGACATCGTCCTCCTCGACATCATGATGCCGGTGCTGGACGGGTGGTTCGTGCTCGCGGAGCTCGCGGGGCGCCCGCGGCGGCCGCGCGTGATCGTCTGCTCGGCGAAGTCGAGCGACGTCGACAAGACGCGCGCGTTCGACCTCGGCGCGGACGAGTACGTCACGAAGCCGTACGAGCCCGACGACCTCGTCGCGAGGATCCGCGAGACGCTCAGCCGCGGCGCGCGCCGGCCGGCGCGCTTATGA
- a CDS encoding succinate dehydrogenase/fumarate reductase iron-sulfur subunit, whose product MRVHLRVWRQASTESPGSFEDYDLDDVSPDMSFLEMFDTLNERLVAEGREPVAFDHDCREGICGSCGMMINGQAHGPERGTATCQLHMRKFDDGAHITVEPWRSTAFPVIKDLSVDRGAFDRIIQAGGYITAPTGSAPEANLTLVPKPVADAAMDAAACIGCGACVAACPNGAAHLFTSAKIAHLNLLPQGQPERFERVTAMVDEMERWFGSCTMHGECEVACPKEISIDFIAMMNREYIKARFKNRKLAAQVT is encoded by the coding sequence ATGCGAGTCCACCTCCGCGTCTGGCGCCAGGCGTCGACGGAGTCACCGGGAAGCTTCGAGGACTACGACCTCGACGACGTCAGCCCGGACATGTCGTTCCTCGAGATGTTCGACACGCTGAACGAGCGTCTCGTCGCCGAGGGCCGCGAGCCGGTCGCGTTCGACCACGACTGCCGCGAAGGCATCTGCGGGTCGTGCGGCATGATGATCAACGGCCAGGCGCACGGTCCCGAGCGCGGCACCGCGACGTGCCAGCTGCACATGCGGAAGTTCGACGACGGCGCGCACATCACGGTCGAACCGTGGCGGTCGACGGCGTTCCCGGTGATCAAGGACCTGTCGGTCGACCGCGGCGCGTTCGACCGCATCATCCAGGCCGGCGGCTACATCACCGCGCCGACGGGCTCGGCACCCGAGGCGAACCTCACGCTCGTGCCGAAGCCGGTGGCGGACGCGGCGATGGACGCGGCCGCGTGCATCGGGTGCGGGGCGTGCGTCGCCGCGTGCCCGAACGGCGCCGCGCACCTCTTCACGTCGGCGAAGATCGCGCACCTGAACCTGTTGCCCCAGGGTCAGCCGGAGCGGTTCGAGCGCGTCACCGCGATGGTCGACGAGATGGAGCGCTGGTTCGGGTCGTGCACGATGCACGGCGAGTGCGAGGTCGCGTGCCCGAAGGAGATCTCCATCGACTTCATCGCCATGATGAACCGCGAGTACATCAAGGCGAGGTTCAAGAACCGCAAGCTCGCGGCCCAGGTGACGTGA
- a CDS encoding succinate dehydrogenase cytochrome b subunit, which yields MAQTTDERSTQVQRPGADAASELTIKTGPPTPQRPRRWSGWWPVAFYRSSIGKKCVMAVSGIILLGFVLLHMIGNLKVYLGPKDFNHYAEWLRTILVPFLPRTVFLWILRTILIAAFFGHIVSAYQLTRMNQRARETKYQSPRDYVAANFASRTMRWTGVIIGLFVIFHLLDLSWGTANPHFVRGDVYDNLLHSFKRWPVAITYIVANVALAIHIYHGAWSLFQTLGWNNPRFNAWRRYFATAFAVVIGVGNVSFPVMVLAGVIH from the coding sequence ATGGCCCAGACGACGGACGAGCGGTCGACACAGGTTCAGCGGCCCGGCGCCGACGCCGCATCGGAGCTCACCATCAAGACCGGCCCGCCCACACCGCAGCGCCCGCGCCGCTGGAGCGGTTGGTGGCCGGTCGCGTTCTACCGGTCCTCGATCGGCAAGAAGTGCGTGATGGCCGTGAGCGGGATCATCCTGCTCGGCTTCGTCCTGCTCCACATGATCGGGAACCTGAAGGTCTACCTGGGGCCGAAGGACTTCAACCACTACGCCGAGTGGCTGCGGACGATCCTGGTGCCGTTCCTCCCGCGCACGGTGTTCCTGTGGATCCTGCGCACGATCCTGATCGCGGCGTTCTTCGGGCACATCGTCTCCGCCTACCAGCTGACGCGGATGAACCAGCGCGCGCGGGAGACGAAGTACCAGTCGCCGCGCGACTACGTCGCGGCGAACTTCGCGTCACGCACGATGCGGTGGACCGGCGTGATCATCGGGCTCTTCGTCATCTTCCACCTGCTCGACCTGTCGTGGGGGACGGCGAACCCGCACTTCGTGCGCGGCGACGTGTACGACAACCTGCTGCACAGCTTCAAGCGCTGGCCGGTCGCGATCACGTACATCGTCGCCAACGTCGCGCTGGCGATCCACATCTATCACGGCGCGTGGAGCCTCTTTCAGACGCTCGGCTGGAACAACCCGCGCTTCAACGCGTGGCGGCGTTACTTCGCGACCGCGTTCGCGGTGGTGATCGGCGTCGGCAACGTCAGCTTCCCGGTGATGGTCCTCGCCGGCGTGATCCACTGA
- a CDS encoding GAF domain-containing sensor histidine kinase, whose protein sequence is MAAATRTDIRERIEHEARVAGMRRYNRPSIEAVERRRLQLWGVTITVIVAMAIATAIASLSRGNEVSWLQPGVLRLAVIGLALGFSAYAIEKEIHLHRLSRLLMDERVLSSALSNRLQQHALLTAAGRAVNSVLDLHEVLDLILSSTLDLLSVETGSVMLLESEDDDELVAVAARGNNDVALGARVQLGQSIAGRVARTREPLLLSGKVDDELFPGHQTRVPSPHSAMCVPLVNRGQLLGVINVSSFGERTFDENDLQLLCVFGEQVAAAITNARLYEAERVHVAQLLELDRTKSQFVASVSHELRTPLTSIRGALSASRRARDDQRGELLDVIDRQTSRLSAMVEEMLTAARLERKGTMPMLRRIDVAALVRLVALDSQVAGRPVEVQAPQKCEIRADPESMRRIVGNLIENAHKYGAPPVRVVVEPMGEKVLLSVLDTGSGVPPAEREKIFERFYRSERTATSRPGIGLGLPIVRGLVEACGGSVWVEDAPGGGAAFRVALRVRPMDEQEVEPCTAGLRS, encoded by the coding sequence ATGGCTGCCGCGACGCGCACCGACATCCGGGAGCGGATCGAACACGAGGCCCGTGTTGCGGGCATGCGCCGCTACAACCGTCCGTCGATCGAGGCGGTCGAGCGGCGGCGACTGCAGCTGTGGGGCGTCACGATCACGGTCATCGTCGCGATGGCGATCGCGACCGCGATCGCGTCCCTGTCGCGCGGCAACGAGGTCTCGTGGCTGCAACCCGGCGTGCTGCGGCTCGCGGTCATCGGTCTCGCGCTCGGGTTCAGCGCGTACGCGATCGAGAAGGAGATCCACCTCCATCGCCTCAGCCGGCTGCTCATGGACGAGCGCGTCCTGAGCTCGGCGCTCTCGAACCGTCTGCAGCAGCACGCGCTCTTGACCGCCGCCGGGCGCGCGGTCAACTCCGTCCTCGACCTCCACGAGGTCCTCGACCTGATCCTCTCGAGCACGCTCGACCTCCTGAGCGTGGAGACCGGCTCCGTGATGCTGCTCGAGTCCGAGGACGACGACGAGCTCGTCGCGGTCGCGGCGCGCGGCAACAACGACGTCGCGCTCGGTGCCCGCGTGCAGCTCGGTCAGTCGATCGCAGGCCGCGTCGCGCGCACACGCGAGCCGTTGCTGTTGAGCGGGAAGGTCGACGACGAGCTCTTCCCCGGTCACCAGACGCGGGTCCCGTCGCCCCACTCGGCGATGTGCGTCCCGCTCGTGAACCGCGGGCAGCTCCTCGGCGTGATCAACGTGAGCTCGTTCGGTGAGCGGACGTTCGACGAGAACGACCTGCAGCTCCTCTGCGTCTTCGGCGAACAGGTCGCCGCCGCGATCACGAACGCACGCCTGTACGAGGCCGAGCGCGTGCACGTCGCCCAGCTGCTCGAGCTCGACCGGACCAAGTCACAGTTCGTCGCGTCCGTGAGCCACGAGCTGCGGACGCCGCTGACGTCGATCCGTGGCGCGCTCTCCGCGTCGCGCCGTGCGCGTGACGACCAGCGCGGCGAGCTGCTCGACGTGATCGACCGCCAGACCAGCCGTCTGTCCGCGATGGTCGAGGAGATGCTCACCGCGGCCCGGCTCGAGCGGAAGGGGACGATGCCGATGCTGCGCCGCATCGACGTCGCCGCGCTCGTCCGGCTCGTCGCGCTCGACTCGCAGGTCGCGGGCCGTCCCGTCGAGGTGCAGGCGCCGCAGAAGTGCGAGATCCGCGCCGACCCCGAGTCGATGCGTCGCATCGTGGGCAACCTGATCGAGAACGCCCACAAGTACGGTGCGCCACCCGTGCGCGTGGTCGTCGAGCCGATGGGCGAGAAGGTGCTGCTGTCGGTGCTCGACACCGGGTCGGGTGTCCCGCCGGCCGAGCGCGAGAAGATCTTCGAGCGGTTCTACCGCTCGGAACGCACGGCGACGTCGCGTCCGGGCATCGGGCTCGGTCTCCCGATCGTCCGGGGACTCGTCGAGGCGTGCGGTGGTTCCGTGTGGGTCGAGGACGCTCCGGGTGGCGGGGCCGCGTTCCGGGTCGCGCTGCGGGTGCGGCCCATGGACGAGCAGGAGGTGGAGCCGTGCACGGCAGGCCTAAGGTCCTGA
- a CDS encoding class I SAM-dependent methyltransferase: MTSADRHGLGRLFDEVPELYDRVRPAYPDELFADLVTITGTSARSSVLEVGCGTGLATRSLAAIGCAVTAVEPGPGMAAVARERLASFPNVAVEVSSFEEWDDRGRRFDVVLAASAWHWVDPSIGWQPARDVLRPGGWMALLGKLVVRRPGEPEVYAETADLHERFCPGNPDWGDPPLEDEVRATDEGWGPPNDEPGGLFGPTVVRWYPSVQWFDGAGFADLLRSTSIYRRLDPDVREPLLDAIAERIRTRMGDRAARHYLSVLRVGRRATVPDEPPLHR; encoded by the coding sequence GTGACGAGCGCGGATCGACACGGGCTCGGTCGGCTGTTCGACGAGGTACCGGAGCTGTACGACCGCGTGCGGCCGGCGTATCCCGACGAGCTCTTCGCGGACCTCGTGACGATCACCGGCACGAGCGCCCGGTCGTCCGTGCTCGAGGTGGGCTGTGGCACCGGTCTGGCGACGCGTTCGCTCGCCGCCATCGGCTGCGCGGTGACGGCCGTGGAGCCCGGTCCCGGGATGGCGGCCGTCGCCCGTGAGCGGCTCGCATCCTTCCCGAACGTCGCGGTCGAGGTGTCGTCCTTCGAGGAGTGGGACGACCGCGGCCGGCGATTCGACGTCGTGCTCGCCGCGTCAGCGTGGCACTGGGTCGATCCGTCGATCGGCTGGCAACCCGCGCGCGACGTGCTGCGTCCCGGCGGGTGGATGGCGCTGCTCGGCAAGTTGGTCGTCCGCAGGCCGGGCGAGCCCGAGGTCTACGCGGAGACGGCGGATCTGCACGAGCGCTTCTGCCCCGGCAACCCGGACTGGGGCGATCCGCCACTCGAAGACGAGGTGCGGGCGACGGACGAGGGCTGGGGGCCGCCCAACGACGAGCCCGGCGGCCTGTTCGGGCCCACCGTCGTGCGCTGGTACCCGAGCGTGCAGTGGTTCGACGGTGCGGGGTTCGCCGATCTGCTCCGCTCGACGTCGATCTACCGGAGGCTCGACCCGGACGTCCGGGAGCCGCTGCTCGACGCCATCGCGGAGCGCATCCGAACGCGCATGGGCGACCGGGCGGCGCGCCACTACCTGAGCGTGCTGCGGGTCGGCCGGCGCGCGACCGTCCCCGACGAGCCACCGCTCCACCGATGA
- a CDS encoding VWA domain-containing protein: MPRRGRGFRYSRWDGTQVGFDVDADALLSEMSDDLLYHGDLNAALRRLLQQGFRDRNGEQLMGLREMLDRLRQRRREELDSRNLGGVFDDIQDKLDGIVDQEREGIERRLSDARESGDQRRKELVEDLAAQRQMDLEMMPPDLAGRVQSLQQYDFMDDDARREFEQLMDELREQLVQSYFNQLSEGMRDMSPERMQRMKDMLAELNQMLEQRERGEEPDFQGFMDRYGDFFPENPQSLDELLEQMARSMAQMQQLLNSMTPEQRAQLQQLAQSLLDDLDLRWQVDELARNLQQAFPDLPWNQQMRMRGDNPLQFSQMAGLLDRLGDMDQLENMLRSATQPGQLAEVDIDQASDLLGDDAARSLARLKELARMLEEAGLIEQREGRYELTPRGIRAIGQRALADLFRRLTKDRAGRHEVERAGVGVERSYEHKPYEFGDPFHLNVEQTIRNAVYRQGSGTPVRLSPEDFEVEKTELLTRSATVLMLDVSMSMPMRDNFLPAKKVAMALHSLITSQFPRDYFGLVSFGRVAREVKPELLPELSWDFEWGTNMQHALLLARRQLARQTGTKQVIMVTDGEPTAHIEDGEAYFQYPPSPITIEETLKEVARCTRDGIRINTFMLDESFYLRSFVERMTRMNNGRAFFTSPDDLGSYVLVDFLENKRTLRRRAG; encoded by the coding sequence ATGCCTCGTCGTGGTCGCGGCTTCCGGTACTCGCGGTGGGACGGCACGCAGGTCGGGTTCGACGTCGACGCCGACGCGCTGCTGTCCGAGATGTCGGACGACCTGCTCTACCACGGCGATCTCAACGCCGCGCTCCGGCGTCTGCTGCAGCAGGGCTTCCGCGACCGCAACGGCGAGCAGCTCATGGGGCTGCGCGAGATGCTCGACCGGCTGCGCCAGCGCCGTCGCGAGGAGCTCGACTCCCGCAACCTGGGCGGCGTGTTCGACGACATCCAGGACAAGCTCGACGGGATCGTCGACCAGGAGCGTGAGGGCATCGAGCGCAGGCTCTCGGACGCGCGCGAGTCGGGCGACCAGCGTCGCAAGGAGCTCGTCGAGGACCTCGCCGCGCAGCGGCAGATGGACCTCGAGATGATGCCGCCCGACCTCGCCGGCCGGGTGCAGTCGCTCCAGCAGTACGACTTCATGGACGACGACGCGCGGCGCGAGTTCGAGCAGCTGATGGACGAGCTGCGCGAGCAGCTCGTACAGAGCTACTTCAACCAGCTCTCGGAGGGCATGCGCGACATGTCGCCCGAGCGCATGCAGCGGATGAAGGACATGCTCGCCGAGCTGAACCAGATGCTCGAGCAGCGCGAACGCGGCGAGGAGCCCGACTTCCAGGGCTTCATGGACCGCTACGGCGACTTCTTCCCCGAGAACCCGCAGAGCCTCGACGAGCTGCTGGAGCAGATGGCGCGCTCGATGGCGCAGATGCAACAGCTGCTCAACTCGATGACGCCCGAGCAGCGCGCGCAGCTGCAGCAGCTCGCGCAGTCGCTCCTCGACGATCTCGACCTGCGCTGGCAGGTGGACGAGCTCGCCCGCAACCTGCAACAGGCGTTCCCCGACCTGCCGTGGAACCAGCAGATGCGCATGCGGGGCGACAACCCGCTGCAGTTCTCGCAGATGGCCGGCCTGCTCGACCGGCTCGGCGACATGGACCAGCTCGAGAACATGCTGCGGTCGGCGACGCAGCCGGGCCAGCTCGCGGAGGTCGACATCGACCAGGCCTCCGACCTGCTCGGTGACGACGCCGCGCGGTCGCTCGCCCGGCTGAAGGAGCTCGCGCGCATGCTCGAGGAGGCGGGCCTGATCGAGCAGCGCGAGGGGCGCTACGAGCTCACGCCGCGCGGCATACGCGCGATCGGTCAGCGCGCGCTCGCGGACCTGTTCCGTCGCCTCACGAAGGACCGCGCCGGGCGTCACGAGGTCGAGCGCGCCGGGGTCGGCGTCGAGCGCAGCTACGAGCACAAGCCGTACGAGTTCGGCGACCCGTTCCACCTGAACGTCGAGCAGACGATCCGCAACGCCGTGTACCGGCAGGGCTCCGGCACGCCGGTCCGCCTGTCACCCGAGGACTTCGAGGTCGAGAAGACCGAGCTGCTCACGCGCTCCGCGACGGTGCTGATGCTCGACGTGTCGATGTCGATGCCGATGCGCGACAACTTCCTGCCCGCGAAGAAGGTCGCGATGGCGTTGCACTCGCTCATCACGAGCCAGTTCCCGCGCGACTACTTCGGGCTCGTGAGCTTCGGACGGGTCGCGCGTGAGGTGAAGCCCGAGCTGCTGCCCGAGCTGTCGTGGGACTTCGAGTGGGGCACGAACATGCAGCACGCGCTGCTGCTCGCCCGCCGCCAGCTCGCCCGCCAGACCGGCACGAAGCAGGTGATCATGGTCACCGACGGTGAGCCGACCGCCCACATCGAGGACGGCGAGGCGTACTTCCAGTATCCGCCGTCGCCGATCACGATCGAGGAGACGTTGAAGGAAGTCGCCCGCTGCACGCGGGACGGCATCCGCATCAACACGTTCATGCTCGACGAGAGCTTCTACCTGCGCTCGTTCGTCGAGCGGATGACCCGGATGAACAACGGCCGGGCCTTCTTCACCAGCCCCGACGACCTGGGCAGCTACGTCCTCGTCGACTTTCTCGAGAACAAGCGAACGCTCAGGCGCCGCGCCGGGTAG
- a CDS encoding DUF222 domain-containing protein, producing the protein MFGTSERVLELLAERERLDAALLAAVGALDASGEWAADGTASTHAWLVHHGRLTGPEASRLLRSGRLVHGHERTARRLQDADVTCAQVDALARAVRGHEALLNDREETLLDIATATSSEQFRTVMRRWRAIADDVEGGDEPDRSWQLRRLHVSKLDDGSVHLDGRLDPVAGEAFVTALERFLDPSVDPDRTAAQRRADALHEMARRALGSAVAVELGMIIDADTLAGNMPSDPRRARCDLTHVGPVQPSTIRRLACDAIVRRVMRDSDGEILDLGRRTRIVSNAQRVAVMVRDGGCTWPGCDRPPDWCDVHHEEHWADGGPTDLPNLRAYCRFHHTKIHHGWTVHRRPDGTTRAEPP; encoded by the coding sequence ATGTTCGGTACATCGGAGCGGGTGCTGGAGCTGCTGGCGGAGCGGGAGCGGCTGGACGCCGCGCTGCTCGCCGCGGTCGGCGCGCTCGACGCGTCGGGCGAGTGGGCGGCGGACGGCACCGCGTCGACGCACGCGTGGTTGGTGCACCACGGGCGGCTGACGGGCCCCGAGGCGTCCCGACTGTTGCGGAGCGGCAGGTTGGTGCACGGTCACGAACGGACCGCGAGACGTCTGCAGGACGCCGACGTGACGTGCGCGCAGGTCGACGCCCTGGCCCGGGCCGTGCGTGGGCACGAGGCACTGTTGAACGACCGCGAGGAGACGCTGCTCGACATCGCGACCGCCACGTCGTCCGAGCAGTTCCGCACGGTGATGCGCCGCTGGCGAGCGATCGCGGATGACGTCGAAGGTGGCGACGAGCCCGACCGGTCGTGGCAGCTGCGCCGGTTGCACGTGTCGAAGCTGGACGACGGCAGCGTGCACCTCGACGGGCGCCTCGACCCCGTCGCCGGCGAGGCATTCGTCACCGCGCTCGAGAGGTTCCTCGACCCGAGCGTCGATCCCGACCGCACGGCCGCGCAACGCCGCGCCGACGCGCTCCACGAGATGGCGCGGCGCGCCCTCGGCAGCGCGGTCGCCGTCGAGCTCGGCATGATCATCGACGCGGACACGTTGGCAGGGAACATGCCGAGCGATCCGCGCCGCGCTCGTTGCGACCTCACCCACGTCGGGCCCGTCCAACCCAGCACCATCCGCCGCTTGGCGTGCGACGCGATCGTCCGCCGTGTCATGCGCGACAGCGACGGCGAGATCCTCGACCTCGGACGCAGGACCCGCATCGTCAGCAACGCGCAACGCGTCGCCGTCATGGTCCGCGACGGTGGCTGCACCTGGCCCGGCTGCGACCGGCCGCCCGACTGGTGCGACGTCCATCACGAGGAGCACTGGGCGGACGGCGGCCCCACCGACCTCCCCAACCTGCGCGCGTACTGCCGCTTCCACCACACCAAGATCCATCACGGCTGGACCGTCCACCGACGACCCGACGGCACCACGCGCGCCGAACCGCCGTAG
- a CDS encoding sigma 54-interacting transcriptional regulator — MTRAGTLGELRESGWQSRPVKEEVRANAIARIASGQSVVPGVLGYEETVMPQLENALLAGHDIIFLGERGQAKTRIIRSLTELLDEWSPIVAGSEINDDPYHPVSQHARHLVMERGDETPIEWVHRDRRFGEKLATPDTSIADLIGEVDPIKVAEGRYLADELTIHYGLVPRTNRGIFAINELPDLAERIQVGLLNVLEERDVQIRGYKIRLPLDVMLVASANPEDYTNRGRIITPLKDRFGAQIRTHYPLDVETEMDVVDQEARPVSGDGLHIDVPRFMTEIVAEMSQQARRSPHVNQRSGVSVRLSIANYETLVANATRRALRNGERDVVPRISDLDALVSSTAGKIEIETLDDGREEHVLDRIVKTSVLEVFRARVRPERLGGVVKGFDEGLVVHTGEDVSAGDYTALLQQVPALRDVMSDLGVGESPAAVASAIELVLEGMHLSKRLNKDAVGGKALYRARG, encoded by the coding sequence ATGACGCGCGCGGGCACCCTCGGCGAGCTGCGTGAGTCCGGCTGGCAGTCTCGCCCCGTCAAGGAAGAGGTGCGGGCGAACGCGATCGCGCGCATCGCCTCGGGCCAATCCGTCGTACCGGGTGTGCTCGGCTACGAGGAGACCGTGATGCCGCAGCTCGAGAACGCGCTGCTCGCGGGTCACGACATCATCTTCCTCGGTGAGCGCGGGCAGGCAAAGACGCGCATCATCCGCTCGTTGACCGAGCTCCTCGACGAGTGGAGCCCGATCGTCGCGGGCAGCGAGATCAACGACGACCCGTACCATCCGGTGTCGCAGCACGCGCGCCACCTCGTGATGGAGCGCGGCGACGAGACGCCGATCGAGTGGGTCCACCGCGACCGTCGCTTCGGCGAGAAGCTCGCGACGCCCGACACGTCGATCGCGGACCTCATCGGCGAGGTCGACCCGATCAAGGTCGCCGAGGGTCGCTACCTCGCGGACGAGCTCACGATCCACTACGGCCTCGTCCCGCGCACGAACCGCGGCATCTTCGCGATCAACGAGCTGCCCGACCTCGCGGAGCGCATCCAGGTCGGTCTGCTGAACGTGCTCGAGGAGCGCGACGTGCAGATCCGCGGCTACAAGATCCGCCTCCCGCTCGACGTGATGCTCGTCGCGTCCGCGAACCCCGAGGACTACACGAACCGCGGCCGCATCATCACACCGCTGAAGGACCGGTTCGGCGCGCAGATCCGCACGCACTACCCGCTCGACGTCGAGACCGAGATGGACGTCGTCGACCAGGAGGCGCGTCCGGTCTCGGGCGACGGACTGCACATCGACGTCCCGCGGTTCATGACGGAGATCGTCGCCGAGATGAGCCAGCAGGCGCGGCGCTCGCCGCACGTGAACCAACGGTCGGGTGTGTCCGTCCGCTTGTCGATCGCGAACTACGAGACGCTCGTCGCGAACGCGACGCGCCGCGCGCTGCGCAACGGTGAGCGCGACGTCGTGCCGCGCATCAGCGACCTCGACGCGCTGGTGTCGTCGACCGCGGGCAAGATCGAGATCGAGACGCTCGACGACGGGCGCGAGGAGCACGTGCTCGACCGGATCGTGAAGACGTCGGTGCTCGAGGTGTTCCGCGCCCGCGTGCGTCCGGAGCGGCTCGGCGGTGTCGTGAAGGGCTTCGACGAGGGCCTCGTCGTGCACACCGGCGAGGACGTGTCCGCGGGCGACTACACCGCGCTGCTGCAGCAGGTCCCGGCCCTGCGTGACGTGATGAGCGACCTCGGGGTGGGCGAGTCACCCGCCGCGGTGGCGTCGGCGATCGAGCTCGTGCTCGAGGGCATGCACCTGTCCAAGCGGCTCAACAAGGACGCCGTGGGCGGCAAGGCGCTGTACCGGGCGAGGGGCTAG